Proteins encoded by one window of Cannabis sativa cultivar Pink pepper isolate KNU-18-1 chromosome 4, ASM2916894v1, whole genome shotgun sequence:
- the LOC115715299 gene encoding F-box/kelch-repeat protein At1g23390 codes for MAQKTEEEATIDGDILETVLSRVPLTDLVAASRVSRDWNTAVYSSLRHVNRIKPWLLVHVQTRRHPYATTSYAYDPRSAVWIHLHQLPNLKYISALRSSHSNFLYMLSPSHFAFTSDPLRLTWTKANAPPRVWRTEPIVALVNDRVVVAGGACDFEDDPLAVEIYDLRTRTWDTCESMPSTLNNSAASTWISIAVRGGDLYVCEKSSGLTYSFDPVTKSWRGPYDLRPDQKVFSSAIGLADGNLIVVGLLGSSESVEGVKLWKVRSDESMECEEMGEMPMEMVEKFVGESYCVSSVTVAAMGKIVFLHNPTDPGVVIQCEILDGECRWGCVRNTVLNDGSRMQLVVIGCCDVDISDLMRMAIKSDVELGPSETAYVASHVVD; via the coding sequence atggCTCAGAAAACCGAAGAAGAAGCAACAATAGATGGAGACATCTTAGAAACCGTCCTATCGCGAGTACCACTCACCGATCTAGTTGCCGCGTCTAGAGTTTCCAGGGATTGGAACACAGCCGTCTACTCCTCTCTCCGCCACGTCAACAGAATCAAACCATGGCTCCTTGTTCACGTTCAGACCAGACGACACCCCTACGCGACTACCTCATACGCGTACGACCCACGCTCCGCCGTCTGGATCCATCTCCACCAACTACCAAACCTCAAATACATCTCCGCCCTCCGCTCCTCCCACTCAAATTTCCTCTACATGCTTTCTCCTTCCCACTTCGCCTTCACCTCCGACCCACTCCGCCTCACCTGGACCAAAGCCAACGCGCCGCCGCGCGTCTGGCGAACCGAGCCGATCGTCGCTTTAGTCAACGACCGCGTTGTCGTAGCCGGTGGCGCGTGTGATTTCGAGGACGATCCCCTCGCTGTCGAGATTTACGACCTGAGAACTCGCACGTGGGACACGTGCGAGTCCATGCCTTCAACTCTTAATAACTCCGCCGCCTCGACCTGGATATCGATCGCCGTTCGCGGCGGCGATTTGTACGTGTGTGAGAAATCCTCCGGACTGACATACTCGTTTGATCCTGTAACCAAGTCGTGGCGTGGGCCGTACGATCTTCGTCCCGATCAGAAAGTTTTCAGCTCCGCCATCGGATTGGCCGACGGGAATTTGATCGTGGTCGGGTTATTGGGTAGCTCCGAGAGTGTTGAAGGCGTGAAATTATGGAAAGTGAGGAGTGACGAATCTATGGAGTGCGAAGAAATGGGAGAGATGCCGATGGAGATGGTGGAGAAGTTCGTCGGAGAAAGCTACTGCGTTTCGTCAGTTACGGTGGCGGCGATGGGCAAAATCGTCTTTTTACATAACCCGACTGACCCGGGGGTAGTGATCCAGTGCGAGATATTGGATGGGGAGTGTAGGTGGGGATGCGTACGGAACACGGTGTTGAACGACGGAAGTCGGATGCAATTGGTTGTGATTGGTTGTTGTGATGTGGACATTAGTGATTTGATGAGAATGGCTATAAAAAGTGACGTGGAATTGGGCCCATCTGAAACTGCTTACGTGGCTTCGCATGTTGTggattaa
- the LOC133036727 gene encoding uncharacterized protein LOC133036727, translating to MEDPRTVMIFYNGQWVDKTNYTDFEVTGILIPSNCSYNLLAQTICSTLGLDRSKQNIDVQFQIKSGIPPMKITDDNGCRFYEQIRKKDDDETKYPMMVNLSAAIPPENIGSSSINHDYSEHTMQITQPIPTRTEYAQNMADFVINQVENAIETSQQATSQVISDPHVDNIFVGQVFSNKETLQNAVSLYSIRRNQPFKVKRSSKLDYKLVCIDENCKWSFLASKHGKTNMFKIRKIQHSHTCSLDVTSVDHPNATSNLIGSVIRTKFVNPKRDYTPNEIVDDMADDYSVSISYQKAWRAREKAIVDARRCPHESYSEIPRILYMMEKCNPGTITDLVTDENGHFKYLYFAIGASIKGWQHCNPIIVTDGTFLKNQHGGTLLIASAQNANRHIFPLAFAIVDSENDTSWNWFFSKLKESYNEREGQCIISDRHESIAKAANTNFPNLMHGVCCYHLLKNIKTKFKKGGDELRNAFNGASKAYNAAEYEKNMRDLDNIHSGIRDYLVNEVGNSKWTRLYSQNRRYKTMTSNIAESVNAALKEVRELPIATLLECLHSLVQKWYWDNKNRALSTFTYLAQKPEKSLRKERDMSLKYKVTYLPYKNYSIII from the exons ATGGAAGATCCAAGaacagttatgatattttataatgGACAATGGGTGGACAAAACAAACTACACAGATTTTGAAGTAACAGGGATATTGATACCATCAAACTGTTCTTACAACCTACTTGCACAAACAATATGTTCTACTTTGGGTTTGGACAGAAGTAAACAAAACATTGATGTTCAATTCCAAATTAAATCAGGAATACCACCCATGAAGATTACAGATGACAATGGCTGCAGATTTTATGAACAAATCAGAAAAAAAGATGATGATGAGACCAAATACCCTATGATGGTAAACCTTTCAGCAGCCATTCCACCAGAAAACATTGGTAGCAGCTCCATCAATCATGACTACTCTGAACATACAATGCAAATCACACAGCCTATACCTACAAGGACAGAGTATGCACAAAACATGGCAGACTTTGTAATCAATCAAGTTGAAAATGCAATTGAAACAAGCCAGCAAGCAACAAGTCAAGTGATCTCAGATCCTCATGTTGATAACATATTTGTTGGACAAGTTTTTTCAAACAAGGAAACACTACAAAATgctgtcagcctatactcaataagAAGAAATCAGCCCTTCAAGGTAAAAAGATCCTCCAAACTTGACTACAAGCTAGTTTGCATCGATGAAAATTGTAAATGGAGTTTCTTGGCATCAAAACAtggaaaaacaaacatgttcaAAATCAGAAAGATTCAGCATTCTCATACATGCTCATTAGATGTCACATCTGTAGACCACCCTAATGCAACAAGCAACCTGATTGGTAGTGTAATAAGAACCAAATTTGTAAACCCAAAGAGAGACTACACACCAAATGAAATAGTGGATGACATGGCAGATGACTATAGTGTCTCCATATCTTACCAAAAAGCATGGAGGGCTAGAGAAAAGGCTATTGTAGATGCAAGACGCTGTCCACACGAATCGTACTCTGAAATACCAAGAATCTTGTACATGATGGAAAAATGCAACCCAG GAACAATCACAGACCTTGTCACAGACGAGAATGGCCACTTCAAATACCTATACTTCGCAATAGGTGCTTCCATCAAAGGTTGGCAACACTGCAATCCAATAATAGTCACGGATGGTACTTTCTTAAAAAATCAACATGGTGGAACATTGTTAATAGCTAGTGCACAAAATGCAAATAGACACATATTTCCACTAGCATTTGCAATAGTAGACTCTGAGAATGACACTTCATGGAACTGGTTCTTCAGCAAACTAAAAGAATCATACAATGAGAGAGAAGGGCAGTGCATTATTTCAGATAGACATGAAAGTATTGCGAAAGCAGCAAATACAAACTTCCCAAACCTCATGCATGGAGTTTGTTGCTACCACTTGCTAAAGAATATCAAGACCAAGTTCAAAAAAGGGGGAGATGAACTCAGAAATGCATTCAATGGAGCTTCCAAAGCTTACAATGCTgctgaatatgaaaaaaatatgagAGATCTAGACAATATTCATAGCGGCATAAGAGACTATCTGGTAAACGAAGTTGGAAACAGTAAGTGGACAAGGTTATACAGCCAAAACAGGCGATACAAAACAATGACATCGAACATCGCAGAATCTGTGAATGCAGCACTCAAAGAAGTAAGAGAGTTACCAATAGCAACTTTACTAGAATGTCTTCACTCTTTGGTCCAAAAATGGTATTGGGACAACAAAAATAGAGCATTGTCTACATTCACATACTTGGCACAAAAACCAGAGAAAAGTCTACGAAAAGAGCGAGATATGAGCTTAAAGTACAAGGTAACATATCTGCCTTATAAAAATTATtccataattatataa
- the LOC133036728 gene encoding uncharacterized protein LOC133036728: protein MCFITSQPGDEKGDDDKKEVVDDDHEMFKNGSNKLREDDNDGDDKGIGGDGVGAKEVKGGGNVGGSSGGVSAGESAVKEGKEVVSVNEKVADDEMIYEETKEFTGATEKLGDSQGTEDSITLSALEKINDIEETIAKGKVLHKEVMASNQRNIAKDLNVEFTPKVVKRAAKPASVMKSPYTTNFGSASSGKPTGEVYGLFPFSNGLMAMPDELQVKSFEQWFKAGFNDKNKLKKFKQEDRVLKVPLDFVVVKVNDKMWFYDLRTPGRNLSCSHIDVCFYYLRKQIKYDKSVRVAASTTDCFFAAHIFDLYNKFCANDEDINSVPRDTKAAAYIAGFGLLCGKPWFVLDFMLFPVNVMALAHWILCVFDIKMRCLKVCNSLRRGKFKDSRELCECICRYFADFIVSCGFLWSEV from the exons ATGTGTTTTATTACATCCCAACCTGGTGATGAGAAAGGGGATGATGACAAGAAAGAAGTGGTTGATGATGATCATGAGATGTTCAAGAACGGATCTAACAAGTTAAGGGAAGATGATAATGATGGCGATGACAAg GGTATTGGTGGTGATGGGGTTGGTGCCAAGGAAGTTAAAGGTGGAGGTAATGTTGGTGGATCTAGTGGTGGAGTGAGTGCTGGGGAGTCAGCTGTCAAAGAAGGCAAGGAGGTAGTTAGTGTAAATGAGAAGGTTGCTGATGATGAGATGATTTATGAAGAAACCAAAGAGTTTACTGGTGCAACTGAAAAGTTGGGTGATAGTCAAGGTACAGAGGATAGTATAACACTATCTGCTTTAGAGAAGATCAATGATATTGAGGAAACAATTGCAAAG ggtAAGGTGTTGCACAAAGAAGTAATGGCTTCTAATCAGAGGAATATTGCAAAG GATTTGAATGTAGAGTTTACGCCCAAGGTTGTTAAAAGGGCTGCGAAGCCTGCATCTGTAATGAAGAGTCCTTACACAACAAATTTTGGTTCGGCCAGCAGTGGTAAACCAACTGGTGAAGTGTATGGATTGTTTCCATTTTCAAATGGATTGATGGCCATGCCAGATGAGCTTCAAGTTAAATCATTTGAGCAATGGTTCAAGGCTGGTTTCaatgataaaaacaaattgaagaaGTTCAAACAAGAGGATCGAGTATTGAAGGTGCCATTAGATTTTGTTGTTGTGAAGGTTAACGATAAAATGTGGTTTTACGATCTGAGAACCCCGGGGAGAAATTTATCATGTTCG CATATTGATGTGTGCTTTTATTACTTGAGGAAGCAAATTAAGTATGACAAAAGTGTGAGGGTTGCTGCCAGCACCACTGATTGTTTTTTTGCAGCCCATATATTTGATTTGTACAACAAGTTTTGTGCAAATGATGAGGATATTAATTCTGTTCCTCGGGACACTAAGGCAGCTGCGTATATTGCGGGATTTGGCTTGTTGTGTGGTAAACCATGGTTCGTTTTAGATTTCATGCTATTTCCGGTCAATGTAATGGCTTTGGCACATTGGATTTTGTGCGTCTTTGACATCAAGATGAGATGTCTTAAGGTGTGCAATTCTTTGAGGCGTGGAAAGTTTAAGGACAGTCGCGAGCTTTGTGAATGCATTTGTCGTTATTTTGCCGATTTTATTGTCTCATGTGGATTTCTATGGTCGGAGGTCTGA
- the LOC133036624 gene encoding uncharacterized protein LOC133036624: MVKTRSSTSPSASSKAMNPKNKSKETMSEGSDSGESELSSKRKRNNVGSKKGKHADRPLKKMKQVIEEEDVEYDSDDLEIGVPDSIKEWEQYFKPESRVKGKMIFFPNTLENKVIANINAKLSPEQIRLFRKSCFGHLLDMKPILYQPQLIHNALLREVHQKNEKEMWFKFGCENFRFSLAEFAVITGLLCNGDNDMKKYAKRENAFVDKYFFEQQVTHGAVEQRFMFSEFKSDEYAVKMAILYLLTNGLICSPAVKKVSDELMNIVGLGEYDSFPWGKIVFDLTLHNLMIALRGRKRTDLSDDSCAKGKAKVKRKQTKENSKTYKLPGFPYAFMVWLYETIPLCLKASICQYDASQEYRICRWSSTGNPNSGELDRKIFMSSKLKAQAILPTDVERKMMKLEGFDFPLLETSEDDFDDEPLQRKHYEKGDPSGIQRSYGVGKSDLAELKNNVKMLVGNQTKIDESLSLLSTEMKCSVKECELNMKSYIDAKIDGSLKFYLDMKFNELRNCFLSGNDGGNVVVSDEDTFNMVCV; encoded by the exons ATGGTGAAAACACGTTCGTCTACATCTCCATCCGCGTCCTCCAAGGCTATGAATCCGAAGAACAAATCGAAAGAAACCATGTCCGAGGGTAGTGATAGTGGAGAGTCTGAGCTTTCTTCGAAGAGGAAGAGGAACAATGTCGGGTCTAAGAAGGGGAAACATGCAGATCGTCCGTTGAAAAAGATGAAGCAAGTGATTGAAGAAGAGGATGTTGAATATGATAGTGACGATTTGGAGATTGGAGTTCCAGATAGTAttaag gaGTGGGAGCAATATTTTAAACCTGAGAGTCGTGTTAAGGGTAAGATGATTTTCTTCCCTAATACATTGGAGAACAAAGTGATTGCAAATATCAATGCTAAGTTGAGCCCTGAACAAATTAGGCTTTTTCGTAAATCATGTTTTGGTCATTTGTTAGACATGAAACCAATTTTATATCAACCTCAGTTAATACATAATGCTCTGCTTAGGGAGGTACATCAAAAAAATGAGAAGGAGATGTGGTTTAAGTTTGGGTGTGAAAATTTTAGGTTTAGTTTGGCTGAGTTTGCGGTCATAACTGGTTTACTGTGTAATGGTGATAATGATATGAAAAAGTATGCAAAAAGGGAGAATGCATTTGTTGATAAGTATTTTTTCGAGCAGCAAGTCACTCATGGTGCGGTTGAACAAAGATTTATGTTTAGTGAGTTCAAGAGTGATGAGTATGCTGTTAAAATGGCAATTTTGTACCTTCTTACCAATGGGTTGATTTGTAGTCCTGCTGTAAAAAAAGTTTCTGATGAGTTGATGAATATTGTGGGGCTTGGTGAATATGATAGTTTCCCTTGGGGGAAAATTGTTTTTGATCTTACATTGCACAATTTGATGATTGCTTTGAGGGGCAGAAAAAGAACAGATTTGTCTGATGATTCATGTGCTAAGGGAAAAGCTAAGGTGAAACGCAAACAGACGAAAGAAAATAGTAAAACATACAAGTTACCTGGTTTCCCTTATGCATTTATGGTCTGGTTGTATGAAACTATTCCGTTATGTCTTAAGGCATCTATATGCCAATATGATGCTTCGCAAGAGTATAGGATTTGTAGGTGGTCAAGTACTGGAAATCCTAACTCTGGGGAGCTGGATAGGAAAATTTTCATGTCATCAAAG ctgAAAGCTCAAGCTATTCTCCCCACTGATGTTGAAAGGAAGATGATGAAACTTGAAGGTTTTGATTTCCCCTTGTTGGAAACTTCTGAAGATGATTTTGATGATGAGCCATTACAAAGGAAGCATTATGAGAAAGGTGACCCATCTGGTATACAGAGAAGTTATGGTGTGGGGAAATCTGATCTAGCAGAGTTAAAGAACAATGTGAAGATGCTTGTTGGTAATCAAACAAAAATTGATGAGTCTTTGAGTTTGTTGAGTACTGAGATGAAGTGTAGTGTTAAGGAATGTGAGTTGAATATGAAGTCTTATATCGATGCAAAAATTGATGGAAGTTTGAAGTTTTATTTGGACATGAAGTTCAATGAGTTGAGAAATTGCTTTTTAAGTGGAAATGATGGTGGAAATGTTGTAGTGAGCGATGAGGATACTTTTAATATGGTATGTGTTtaa